A DNA window from Mucilaginibacter xinganensis contains the following coding sequences:
- a CDS encoding collagen-like domain-containing protein, producing the protein MKTRLLFIYFSLIYIVIASCGKEGLQGPEGAAGPAGVAGPAGAKGDTGSPGPAGPAGTDGSIIYGGNGVPANTVGKAGDYYLDKSSGKLYGPKTGASWGDPIPLVGGTGQTGATGATGAAGTPGSKIFDGTGVPSQALGAVGDYYLDKTNLLLYGPKNTSWGTGLLLMGAQGVQGPVGPPGADGSVIYSGTGVPSARLGQNGDYYFDKSSGGLYGPKTAAGWGTATSLKGPDGSNGSNGTNGSTILSGNGAPSNTVGQNGDFYLDISTYLFYGPKAGNTWGTRVLLKGAQGPQGPVGPAGADGSIIYSGNGAPGAALGNNGDYYFDKTAGALYGPKTNTGWSTPTVLMGATGATGANGTNGNTVLSGSGIPSNTVGKNGDYYLDITTYRLYGPKSGNAWSTSVLLMGAQGAQGPVGPAGADGSIIYSGNGVPNPSVGATGDYYFDKTNRTLYGPKGRTGWGTPTSLVGATGATGNTGAAGANGNTILNGTGAPANTLGNDGDFYLDVNTYLFYGPKTAGAWGAGVSLKTASSGGANVTAFETLAGSVLNWAVPSGAITSGPPTTFVLSYQKPGGPLIAANSFKLPDSVATSVDHGIVLVYLHITPTGANSSWIQLSYTNALAPNNLQYYTFKTITSADGLFIEVKCDIANTSTAPSAMFNIDKVRVVVVPGTQAGDLGTTRRQPLTHTMQQLHLSDKSFKSIK; encoded by the coding sequence ATGAAAACCAGACTTTTATTTATCTATTTCTCATTAATATATATTGTAATAGCATCCTGCGGCAAAGAAGGGCTTCAGGGTCCTGAAGGTGCTGCGGGGCCAGCGGGTGTTGCAGGGCCGGCAGGTGCAAAAGGTGATACGGGATCTCCCGGTCCGGCAGGCCCGGCAGGAACGGATGGCTCGATAATTTATGGTGGTAATGGAGTGCCTGCGAACACCGTTGGTAAGGCTGGCGACTATTACCTTGATAAATCTTCCGGGAAATTATACGGCCCGAAGACGGGAGCCTCCTGGGGCGATCCCATACCATTGGTAGGCGGTACAGGGCAAACTGGGGCAACCGGCGCTACCGGCGCAGCTGGTACACCAGGCAGCAAAATATTTGATGGAACAGGTGTCCCTTCCCAAGCGCTGGGTGCAGTTGGTGATTACTATCTTGATAAAACTAACCTGTTACTTTATGGCCCAAAAAATACTTCGTGGGGCACTGGCCTGTTATTAATGGGTGCGCAGGGCGTTCAGGGCCCGGTTGGCCCTCCTGGGGCCGACGGCAGTGTTATTTATAGTGGCACAGGCGTTCCATCGGCCAGGCTTGGTCAAAACGGCGATTATTATTTTGACAAGTCATCAGGCGGCCTCTACGGGCCGAAAACTGCTGCCGGCTGGGGCACGGCTACTTCGTTAAAAGGTCCGGACGGCTCAAATGGAAGTAACGGAACAAACGGTTCAACCATATTAAGCGGAAACGGAGCGCCCTCAAACACGGTTGGTCAAAACGGCGATTTTTACCTGGATATAAGCACTTACCTGTTTTATGGGCCTAAAGCCGGAAATACATGGGGAACCCGTGTGTTGTTAAAAGGCGCACAAGGGCCGCAGGGACCCGTTGGCCCCGCAGGCGCTGATGGCAGTATCATATACAGCGGGAATGGCGCACCGGGAGCAGCGCTTGGCAACAATGGCGATTACTATTTTGATAAAACCGCAGGTGCCTTATACGGGCCTAAAACAAATACAGGATGGAGTACGCCCACCGTACTTATGGGTGCTACAGGCGCTACAGGTGCAAATGGCACGAACGGGAATACAGTTTTGAGCGGTAGCGGCATACCATCGAACACGGTGGGCAAAAACGGCGATTATTACCTGGACATTACAACATACAGGTTATACGGTCCAAAATCCGGAAATGCATGGTCAACCAGCGTTTTGCTGATGGGTGCCCAGGGTGCACAAGGTCCGGTGGGGCCGGCGGGTGCTGATGGCAGCATTATTTACAGCGGTAACGGTGTGCCCAACCCATCGGTAGGCGCAACAGGTGATTATTATTTTGACAAAACCAATAGAACACTTTACGGGCCAAAAGGCCGCACTGGCTGGGGTACTCCAACTTCATTAGTTGGGGCAACGGGTGCCACCGGTAATACCGGGGCTGCAGGGGCCAACGGCAATACTATTCTTAACGGAACCGGGGCTCCGGCAAACACACTAGGGAACGACGGTGACTTTTATCTTGATGTAAACACCTATTTGTTTTATGGACCGAAAACTGCAGGCGCCTGGGGAGCAGGTGTTTCTTTAAAAACAGCCTCATCCGGCGGCGCAAACGTCACCGCATTTGAAACCCTGGCAGGCTCTGTGTTAAATTGGGCAGTTCCATCCGGTGCAATTACATCGGGACCACCGACAACATTTGTTTTAAGTTATCAAAAACCAGGCGGGCCTCTTATTGCAGCTAATTCATTTAAGCTTCCCGATTCGGTTGCGACCAGCGTTGACCACGGCATTGTTTTGGTTTACCTTCATATCACACCTACGGGAGCTAACAGTAGTTGGATCCAACTGTCATACACTAACGCATTAGCACCTAACAACCTGCAGTACTATACCTTTAAGACTATTACGTCAGCCGATGGACTTTTTATAGAAGTGAAGTGCGATATCGCTAATACAAGCACGGCCCCTTCAGCAATGTTTAATATAGACAAAGTTAGGGTGGTGGTGGTGCCAGGCACCCAGGCGGGAGATTTAGGGACCACCCGCAGGCAGCCATTAACCCACACCATGCAGCAATTACACTTAAGCGATAAAAGTTTTAAATCTATAAAATAA
- a CDS encoding fibronectin type III domain-containing protein codes for MQTFKKIILAAGLVLGYTISMAQTTRPSALAGPKGIWVICGDALPKNFSYQISRQKNNGEWLTVAEVKMPRSKDEIQADLINTERAAGIDIAPLDAARLQLIWDRITPDIITSSPPELYEELALRAATGTAWYDATADSATVYRYKVKMITSGTAIPEAETNIVKYPQEKFVTDIRPAGFDPSRQGFHGEFVIVDKGTMVRCKILRSYYLRSGYEELASVPLFVQRSGKTYISFYDNTAVAKVPYTYAILPIDAAGNRGIASPLLKAFDVPDKSIEPSVHDFRTHSDEVKKGIRLSWKVNDAKVINAIEIYRSDSYNGKYFKLATVRPADTSYLDQQLKPIDEYFYTIKLVGFYETSPLSPRVPGVLRASNRNLFPPQNLRIKQDSNKVTLMWQKNEGDTRAYYIYRAPSNGELKQIGAPIITDSVNVSFTDKLPASNGKMVYTYAVADENTSYAISPKSARVYAYSAGNTTLPIPYDLKVQKTNGNKLLVTWADMNKEKQPFGGYMLYRRVNTVDGKITEAVPVTVKIISAGINFYLDSLISDGATYSYSVRTVGFDGKKLGSPSNQASFTIPAEIPLSVANIKVFPMQKAVKLSWNNPMGQNIKSIQIYRALEGKAAQPIATLDAGMQTYTDKDVASGSTYFYIFTVSNTKGRTSIKTDAVGIHLD; via the coding sequence ATGCAAACTTTTAAAAAAATAATATTGGCAGCCGGCTTAGTTTTAGGATACACTATAAGTATGGCACAAACCACCAGGCCAAGTGCGCTTGCGGGACCAAAGGGGATTTGGGTAATTTGCGGTGACGCGTTGCCGAAGAATTTTAGTTACCAGATATCCCGGCAAAAAAACAATGGCGAATGGCTAACCGTGGCAGAAGTAAAAATGCCGCGCTCGAAAGATGAGATCCAGGCCGATCTGATAAACACCGAAAGAGCCGCAGGTATTGATATTGCCCCGCTTGATGCCGCGCGCTTGCAATTAATTTGGGATAGGATAACCCCGGATATTATTACCAGTTCGCCGCCGGAGTTGTATGAGGAATTAGCCCTGCGGGCGGCAACCGGCACCGCATGGTATGATGCAACTGCTGATAGTGCCACCGTGTACCGGTACAAAGTGAAAATGATAACCAGCGGTACTGCAATCCCGGAGGCGGAAACAAATATCGTTAAATACCCGCAGGAAAAGTTTGTTACCGATATCAGGCCGGCAGGTTTTGATCCTTCGCGCCAGGGCTTTCACGGTGAATTTGTGATAGTGGACAAGGGCACGATGGTAAGATGCAAAATTTTAAGGAGCTATTACCTGCGGTCGGGTTATGAAGAACTGGCAAGTGTTCCTTTGTTTGTACAACGGAGCGGCAAAACTTACATTAGTTTTTACGATAATACCGCAGTTGCAAAAGTGCCTTATACGTATGCTATTTTACCGATAGATGCCGCCGGGAACCGCGGTATTGCATCGCCGCTTTTAAAAGCGTTTGACGTGCCCGATAAAAGCATAGAGCCGTCGGTGCACGATTTCAGGACTCACTCAGACGAAGTAAAAAAAGGCATTCGTTTAAGCTGGAAAGTGAACGACGCAAAAGTGATAAATGCCATTGAAATTTACCGAAGCGATAGTTACAATGGCAAATATTTTAAGTTAGCCACTGTTCGCCCTGCGGATACTTCCTACCTGGACCAACAGCTTAAACCTATTGACGAATATTTTTATACCATAAAGCTGGTAGGGTTTTACGAAACGTCGCCCTTATCGCCCCGCGTGCCGGGCGTGTTAAGAGCCAGCAACAGAAATTTGTTTCCTCCTCAAAACTTACGCATAAAGCAGGATAGCAATAAAGTAACCCTAATGTGGCAAAAAAACGAAGGCGATACCCGCGCTTATTATATTTACCGGGCACCAAGCAACGGGGAGTTGAAACAAATTGGCGCACCCATAATTACCGACAGTGTGAATGTAAGCTTTACAGATAAACTACCGGCAAGCAATGGCAAAATGGTGTACACTTATGCCGTGGCCGACGAAAATACATCTTACGCAATTAGCCCTAAATCAGCGCGGGTTTATGCCTACAGTGCAGGTAATACTACTTTACCTATTCCCTACGATTTGAAGGTGCAAAAAACAAACGGCAATAAATTGCTGGTTACCTGGGCAGACATGAATAAGGAGAAACAACCGTTCGGTGGTTATATGCTTTATAGGCGGGTAAACACTGTTGACGGAAAGATTACCGAAGCCGTGCCCGTAACCGTTAAAATCATATCGGCAGGCATAAATTTTTATCTGGACAGCCTTATTAGCGATGGTGCAACGTATTCATACAGCGTACGCACCGTTGGGTTTGATGGTAAAAAATTGGGCAGCCCAAGCAATCAAGCTTCGTTTACCATACCTGCTGAAATACCGCTGTCCGTAGCTAACATCAAAGTATTCCCCATGCAGAAGGCAGTAAAGTTAAGCTGGAATAATCCCATGGGGCAAAACATAAAAAGCATTCAAATTTATCGTGCGCTTGAGGGCAAAGCTGCACAGCCAATTGCTACGCTTGATGCCGGTATGCAAACTTATACTGATAAAGATGTGGCATCGGGCTCAACTTACTTTTACATTTTTACTGTATCAAATACCAAAGGTCGTACCAGCATTAAGACAGACGCGGTTGGTATCCATTTGGATTAA
- a CDS encoding M17 family peptidase N-terminal domain-containing protein has protein sequence MKTQKSPFFRFTQRSFIVAVVLSIFISTAQAQDKAHIEPVGTHKIFGKLHGISIEGMVQSPSAEVTPLQFICVFEYQEGDIFNAPALPAAANGLYHIDKQLNGLFTDLRKSGKFSGHALETLLINPQRGIIGAKRLMLIGLGDRSKFTPDIMIEVGKLEIREALRLGVTSYAHASDLKDGGLDSPTALIINNVLKGTMDGYETELYLESKKAAQLKPVLKITLLAGQQFFDVSGIAITQFIQNYHQ, from the coding sequence ATGAAAACTCAAAAATCTCCTTTTTTCAGATTTACACAACGCAGCTTTATCGTGGCCGTTGTGCTATCAATCTTTATTTCAACAGCCCAGGCTCAGGATAAGGCACATATTGAGCCGGTGGGTACGCATAAAATATTTGGAAAGCTTCATGGTATTTCGATAGAAGGGATGGTGCAAAGCCCATCTGCCGAGGTTACGCCGTTACAGTTCATTTGCGTTTTTGAATATCAGGAGGGTGATATATTTAACGCACCTGCATTACCCGCCGCTGCTAACGGATTGTATCACATCGATAAGCAACTGAATGGCCTGTTTACAGATCTCAGAAAAAGCGGCAAATTTTCGGGACATGCTCTGGAAACGCTGCTTATCAACCCGCAAAGAGGAATAATAGGTGCCAAACGTTTAATGTTAATAGGCCTGGGCGACCGTTCCAAATTCACACCCGATATAATGATTGAAGTAGGAAAACTGGAGATAAGAGAAGCCTTAAGACTTGGCGTAACCAGCTACGCCCATGCCAGTGATCTTAAAGATGGCGGCCTAGATTCACCCACAGCACTTATCATCAATAATGTACTCAAGGGGACTATGGACGGCTATGAAACAGAGCTTTACCTTGAATCAAAAAAAGCAGCACAACTAAAGCCGGTATTAAAAATAACATTGCTTGCCGGGCAGCAATTTTTTGACGTATCCGGCATCGCAATCACCCAATTCATCCAAAACTATCATCAATAA
- a CDS encoding MarC family protein, whose amino-acid sequence MFASFHPFIHSLFIGIIALFPVVNPIGSAFIILPYFAHLDRAEKRKAVNKITVYAFFICTVSLFAGHWILELFGISVPVIQLAGGIMICKMGWEFLTSDKQDDNPKGDLRDSVKPSGYRNIEDKLFYPITFPITTGAGTISVLFTLSAHSASPDAKSYFINTGAILLSIIFMCVLIYIFYMNTKALVDYLGSNGEKIFNRIISFLIFCVGLQIAITGIKGLFNL is encoded by the coding sequence ATGTTTGCATCTTTCCATCCGTTTATCCACTCGCTCTTCATAGGCATCATTGCACTATTTCCTGTAGTTAACCCTATAGGTTCTGCCTTTATCATTCTTCCATACTTTGCTCATCTTGATCGGGCTGAAAAGCGAAAGGCGGTTAATAAAATTACTGTCTATGCTTTTTTTATATGCACCGTTTCTTTGTTTGCAGGTCATTGGATCCTGGAATTGTTCGGCATTTCCGTCCCGGTCATTCAATTGGCTGGCGGAATAATGATCTGCAAAATGGGTTGGGAGTTCCTTACGTCAGATAAGCAGGACGACAACCCGAAAGGCGACCTTCGTGATAGTGTGAAACCATCGGGATACCGTAACATTGAGGACAAATTATTTTACCCCATCACTTTTCCCATCACAACAGGAGCCGGTACAATTTCGGTTTTATTTACACTTAGTGCACATAGCGCCTCGCCCGATGCGAAAAGCTATTTTATCAATACAGGAGCCATTTTACTTTCAATCATTTTTATGTGCGTGCTCATCTATATTTTTTACATGAATACCAAAGCGCTGGTTGATTACCTGGGTTCAAATGGCGAAAAGATATTCAACAGGATAATCTCATTTTTGATATTCTGCGTTGGGCTTCAGATTGCTATTACCGGTATAAAAGGCCTTTTTAATTTATAA